A single Methanocaldococcus bathoardescens DNA region contains:
- the pfdA gene encoding prefoldin subunit alpha: MSEDLRQKAMALEIYNQQLQMIQSELVSIRTLKSEIMNSIKTIENIKANEETLIPVGPGVFVKGKIVDDKALIGIKSDIYVEKPFSEVIEDLKKSIEDLDKAEKEGMKKAEELAKTIAALRKELQAGIQKAQQAQEKKQ, encoded by the coding sequence ATGAGTGAAGATTTAAGACAAAAAGCGATGGCTTTAGAAATATACAACCAACAATTACAAATGATTCAAAGTGAATTAGTATCAATAAGAACATTAAAATCTGAAATAATGAATTCAATTAAAACAATTGAAAATATAAAGGCTAATGAAGAAACATTAATTCCAGTAGGCCCTGGAGTGTTTGTAAAAGGAAAAATTGTTGATGATAAGGCATTAATTGGGATAAAGTCAGATATTTATGTTGAGAAACCATTTAGTGAGGTTATTGAAGATTTAAAAAAATCTATTGAGGATTTAGATAAAGCTGAAAAAGAAGGAATGAAAAAAGCTGAAGAATTAGCTAAGACAATAGCTGCTTTAAGAAAAGAGTTACAGGCAGGAATACAAAAAGCTCAACAAGCTCAAGAGAAGAAACAATAA
- a CDS encoding ribonuclease P protein component 4, translated as MKKFLEKKLKKIAYERIDILMSLAEEEAKKGNWERAKRYVYLARRIAMKMRIRFPKKWKRRICKKCGTFLLYGKNARVRVKSKRYPHVVITCLECGAIYRIPMIREKKEKRRKKLEEKLKSKLNSQTS; from the coding sequence ATGAAAAAGTTTTTAGAAAAAAAGCTAAAAAAGATAGCTTATGAAAGAATTGATATATTAATGAGCTTAGCTGAAGAAGAAGCAAAAAAAGGAAATTGGGAAAGGGCTAAGAGGTATGTGTATTTAGCAAGAAGAATAGCTATGAAAATGAGAATAAGATTTCCTAAAAAATGGAAAAGAAGGATATGTAAAAAATGCGGAACTTTTTTGTTGTATGGAAAAAATGCAAGAGTTAGAGTTAAAAGTAAAAGATATCCACATGTTGTTATAACCTGCTTAGAATGTGGGGCAATATATAGAATTCCAATGATTAGAGAAAAGAAAGAAAAAAGAAGGAAAAAATTGGAAGAAAAACTAAAATCAAAATTAAATTCACAAACTTCTTAA
- a CDS encoding ATP-binding protein yields MTNFDEEVFRAYYEHKIKSFIKEELSNNLIKDNIFEFDIEKFLMHFPDACEVNDLIIERPKEIEEIILDIFKEAYVELFGEDKELEKIQIAFKNPKGCEKLIEDISSSDINKLVKFEGVIVKAGKVCALLKRACFVCPRCGNIRYKTIHNYFEIPEVICNNGDCKEKMVIDYEESTYINIQELEIQQPIDLMKNPDDPPRSIKVFLENSPGIYSGRVDVVGTVLKKKTRPKLPVFEIFVKSNYVKISESYQKIEVRDILGNEELIETLNELGRKKNIIDILSNYLISQIKGYELVKKAIFLQQIKGAFKFLPDGTPLRRDSHILLITDPGIGKTTMLRRIARLFPQNAYASVTTATGGGLTANVIREATEIGDGWVVKPGVFVRANEGTACIDELTVDKNVMKYILEAMESQTIHVNKGGINVKLPARCAVLAACNPKRGRFDRNLTVIEQIDIPAPLLSRFDLIFPLMDKPNRKGDEEIAEHILNTHIETATKDYKILGAIDIDGITVDEKLLKYYIIYARSCAYIEENQDLYLGEFDETKLIMPYLTDKAKKMIKKYYLEMRKLGEGDNPIPITARQLEAIIRIAEMHAKARLSTKVEDIDAQVAISIIDDCLKQVAYDPETGTLDLDKIAGTPKSRRDKMDAVLNIIREIVSLRDDGLAPEEEIYERAESVGLSEKDVESALEYLKKAGDIYNPRIGFWGLL; encoded by the coding sequence ATGACAAATTTTGATGAAGAAGTTTTTAGAGCATATTACGAGCATAAAATAAAGAGTTTTATAAAAGAAGAGCTATCTAACAACTTAATTAAAGATAATATTTTTGAATTTGATATTGAGAAGTTTTTAATGCACTTTCCAGATGCATGTGAAGTTAATGATTTAATTATTGAGAGACCAAAAGAAATTGAAGAGATAATATTGGATATATTTAAAGAAGCTTATGTTGAGCTATTTGGTGAAGATAAAGAGTTAGAAAAGATACAAATAGCTTTTAAAAATCCAAAAGGTTGTGAAAAATTAATTGAGGATATATCATCATCAGATATAAATAAGTTGGTTAAATTTGAAGGTGTTATAGTTAAAGCTGGAAAGGTTTGTGCTTTATTAAAAAGAGCATGTTTTGTCTGTCCAAGATGTGGAAATATAAGATATAAAACTATACACAACTACTTTGAAATTCCAGAGGTTATTTGCAACAATGGGGATTGTAAAGAAAAGATGGTTATTGATTATGAAGAATCTACTTATATAAATATTCAAGAGTTAGAGATTCAGCAGCCAATTGATTTGATGAAAAACCCGGATGACCCTCCAAGAAGTATAAAGGTGTTTTTAGAAAACAGTCCTGGGATTTATTCTGGAAGAGTTGATGTTGTGGGGACTGTCCTAAAGAAAAAAACAAGACCAAAATTGCCAGTTTTTGAAATTTTTGTTAAAAGTAATTATGTTAAAATATCTGAAAGTTATCAAAAGATTGAGGTTAGGGATATTTTAGGAAATGAAGAACTTATAGAGACACTAAATGAATTAGGAAGGAAGAAGAATATTATTGACATTTTATCAAATTATCTAATCTCCCAAATAAAAGGATATGAGTTAGTTAAAAAAGCAATATTTTTGCAACAAATAAAAGGAGCTTTTAAATTCTTACCAGACGGAACACCATTGAGGAGAGATAGCCATATTTTATTAATTACAGACCCGGGTATTGGAAAAACCACTATGCTTAGAAGGATAGCAAGATTATTCCCTCAAAATGCTTATGCCTCTGTAACTACTGCTACTGGAGGAGGATTAACTGCCAACGTAATTAGAGAAGCTACAGAGATTGGAGATGGTTGGGTTGTTAAGCCAGGAGTTTTTGTTAGGGCTAATGAAGGAACTGCCTGTATTGATGAGCTAACAGTAGATAAGAATGTAATGAAATACATCTTAGAGGCGATGGAAAGCCAGACAATCCATGTTAATAAAGGGGGGATTAACGTTAAACTGCCAGCAAGATGTGCTGTTTTAGCTGCATGTAATCCAAAGAGAGGGAGATTTGATAGAAACCTAACAGTTATAGAGCAGATAGATATTCCAGCCCCATTATTAAGTAGGTTTGATTTAATATTCCCATTAATGGATAAGCCAAATAGAAAAGGAGATGAGGAGATAGCTGAACATATATTAAATACTCACATTGAAACAGCTACAAAAGACTACAAAATCTTAGGAGCTATTGATATTGATGGAATAACTGTGGATGAGAAGCTTTTGAAATACTATATCATCTATGCAAGAAGCTGTGCATATATAGAAGAGAACCAAGATTTATACTTAGGAGAGTTTGATGAAACAAAGCTAATTATGCCTTATTTAACTGATAAAGCAAAGAAGATGATTAAAAAGTATTACTTAGAGATGAGAAAGTTGGGAGAAGGAGACAACCCAATACCAATAACTGCAAGACAGTTAGAGGCGATAATTAGAATTGCTGAAATGCACGCTAAAGCAAGATTATCCACTAAAGTTGAAGATATCGATGCTCAAGTGGCGATAAGTATAATTGATGATTGCTTAAAGCAGGTAGCTTATGACCCAGAAACAGGAACATTAGATTTAGATAAAATAGCTGGAACTCCAAAATCAAGAAGAGATAAGATGGATGCAGTCCTAAATATTATTAGAGAAATTGTTAGCTTGAGAGATGACGGCTTAGCTCCTGAAGAAGAGATATATGAGAGAGCTGAGAGTGTTGGTTTGTCTGAGAAAGATGTTGAAAGTGCCTTAGAATATTTAAAGAAGGCAGGAGACATATACAACCCAAGAATTGGATTTTGGGGATTATTATAA
- a CDS encoding monovalent cation/H+ antiporter subunit E: MSWVVNKTYCSRVFVGVWLMRLLGIIGYLAVLIKAICESWVDVVKRSINGEINPQVIEIESIINNPTGLVLLSWSITATPGTLVIDLIPEERKLKVATISPRSREDIVPFEPYIKKIFD; this comes from the coding sequence ATATCTTGGGTAGTTAATAAAACTTATTGTAGCAGAGTTTTTGTAGGTGTGTGGCTTATGAGATTATTAGGAATTATCGGATATTTGGCTGTTCTAATTAAAGCAATATGCGAATCTTGGGTTGACGTAGTTAAAAGAAGCATAAATGGGGAAATAAACCCTCAAGTTATAGAAATAGAATCAATTATCAATAACCCTACTGGTTTAGTTTTATTGTCATGGTCTATAACAGCCACTCCAGGAACTTTAGTTATTGATTTAATCCCAGAAGAGAGAAAATTAAAAGTAGCCACAATAAGTCCAAGAAGTAGAGAAGATATTGTTCCATTTGAGCCATACATTAAAAAAATCTTTGATTAA
- a CDS encoding RNA ligase partner protein has protein sequence MQKQRFCLDTSAFTEPSVRKALGVKTVTELTDKIMDLIAEARIKLNISCHIPYPTVYNELMGFLENENCPRDIIVKVDTWLVKKTPNRYEIKIPSEIFYEYVKDLRERINKGMRIGEEHIIRTSDMVYELSKKHPEMNKNEIINKVLSKTINTFRNKYRSALRVGTLDSAPDLDVLLLAKELDAAVVASDGGIEKWAQRLGLRFVNASDFPFMLEEYLRHNERHRR, from the coding sequence ATGCAAAAACAGAGGTTCTGCTTAGACACAAGTGCTTTTACTGAACCATCAGTTAGGAAAGCATTAGGGGTTAAAACAGTTACTGAACTAACGGATAAGATTATGGATTTGATAGCAGAGGCGAGAATAAAGTTAAATATTTCTTGCCATATCCCGTATCCAACAGTATATAATGAGTTGATGGGATTTTTAGAGAATGAGAATTGTCCAAGAGATATTATAGTTAAAGTTGATACATGGCTCGTTAAAAAAACCCCAAACAGATATGAGATAAAAATACCTTCAGAGATTTTTTATGAATATGTTAAAGATTTAAGGGAGAGAATAAATAAAGGAATGAGAATTGGAGAGGAGCATATTATAAGAACATCAGATATGGTTTATGAGTTATCAAAAAAACATCCAGAGATGAATAAAAATGAAATCATAAATAAAGTGCTATCAAAAACAATAAATACCTTTAGAAATAAATATAGAAGTGCTTTAAGAGTGGGAACCTTAGATAGCGCCCCTGACTTAGATGTTTTACTTTTAGCTAAGGAGTTAGATGCCGCAGTAGTGGCAAGTGATGGAGGCATTGAAAAATGGGCTCAAAGGTTGGGATTGAGGTTTGTTAATGCCTCTGATTTTCCATTTATGCTTGAAGAATATTTAAGACATAATGAAAGGCATAGAAGATAA
- a CDS encoding DUF356 domain-containing protein has translation MTILLIRGDSYEKLKNALADVDRHAELTIIGKPKIIVPEAADEILGAILGEVKKPCKTACLAKIAEKAPKAIDRIRKIHPPAHIVVISERYGDIYYKLLDDFPKLPVLKGYYKSKKKDKKKKK, from the coding sequence ATGACAATATTGTTGATTAGAGGAGATAGTTATGAAAAATTAAAGAATGCCTTGGCAGATGTTGATAGGCATGCAGAGCTAACAATTATTGGAAAGCCAAAAATTATTGTTCCAGAAGCGGCTGATGAGATATTGGGAGCTATATTGGGAGAAGTAAAAAAGCCATGTAAAACTGCATGTTTAGCAAAAATCGCTGAAAAAGCGCCAAAAGCAATAGACAGGATTAGAAAAATTCATCCCCCAGCTCATATTGTAGTGATTAGTGAGAGATATGGGGATATATATTATAAGTTATTGGATGATTTCCCAAAGCTTCCAGTATTAAAGGGTTATTATAAATCAAAGAAGAAAGATAAGAAGAAAAAGAAGTAA
- a CDS encoding pyridoxal-phosphate-dependent aminotransferase family protein, with amino-acid sequence MKLEATKKLLMIPGPTMVPPEVLNAMAMPVIGHRTKDYGALLEDTIEKLKKVFITENDTFLITGSGTAAMDMAISNIIKRGDKVLNIVTGNFGERFANIVKAYKGEAIRLDIEWGDMADPEAVKEILDKYDDIKAVTVVHNETSTGARNPIKEIGEVVKDYDALYIVDTVSSLGGDYVNVDKFHIDICVTGSQKCLAAPPGLAAITVSEKAWEVIKKNDDKVGFYLDLLAYKKYYEEKKQTPYTPSVNLTYAMNVALDLVLEEGIENRVKRHERLAKATRAGLEAMGIELFAKERARSVTVTSAKYPEGIKDSDFRGILSNKYNIVVAGGQKHLAGKIFRIGHMGICGEKEILATLACVELALKELGFEVKESGVEVAKEVLLRE; translated from the coding sequence ATGAAATTGGAAGCAACTAAAAAATTGTTAATGATTCCAGGGCCTACAATGGTTCCACCAGAGGTTTTAAATGCAATGGCAATGCCAGTAATTGGGCATAGAACAAAAGATTATGGGGCTTTATTGGAAGATACAATAGAAAAATTAAAAAAAGTATTCATAACTGAAAATGATACATTCTTAATTACCGGTTCAGGAACAGCAGCAATGGATATGGCAATATCAAACATAATAAAAAGAGGAGATAAGGTTTTAAACATTGTTACAGGAAACTTTGGAGAGAGATTTGCAAATATAGTTAAAGCATACAAAGGAGAGGCAATTAGATTAGATATAGAATGGGGAGATATGGCTGATCCAGAAGCAGTTAAGGAAATATTGGATAAATATGATGATATTAAAGCAGTTACAGTTGTGCATAATGAAACATCAACAGGTGCAAGAAACCCAATAAAAGAGATTGGAGAAGTTGTTAAGGACTATGATGCTTTATACATTGTTGATACCGTCTCATCATTAGGAGGAGATTATGTAAATGTTGATAAATTCCACATAGATATCTGTGTTACCGGTTCTCAAAAATGTTTAGCAGCCCCACCAGGATTGGCAGCTATAACAGTCAGCGAGAAAGCATGGGAAGTTATCAAAAAGAATGATGACAAAGTTGGTTTCTACTTAGATTTATTGGCTTATAAAAAATACTATGAAGAGAAAAAACAAACCCCATACACACCATCAGTTAACTTAACCTATGCAATGAATGTTGCCTTAGATTTAGTTTTAGAGGAAGGAATTGAGAATAGAGTTAAAAGACATGAAAGATTGGCTAAAGCAACAAGAGCTGGTTTAGAGGCAATGGGAATAGAGTTGTTTGCTAAAGAAAGAGCAAGGTCAGTAACAGTTACATCAGCAAAATATCCAGAAGGAATTAAAGATAGTGACTTTAGAGGAATATTAAGCAACAAATACAATATAGTTGTTGCTGGTGGGCAGAAGCACTTAGCTGGAAAGATATTCAGAATTGGACACATGGGAATCTGTGGAGAGAAAGAAATCTTGGCTACATTAGCTTGTGTGGAATTAGCTTTAAAAGAGCTTGGATTTGAAGTTAAAGAGAGTGGAGTAGAAGTAGCAAAAGAAGTCCTATTGAGAGAATAA
- a CDS encoding ATP-binding protein has translation MKFFNREREIYKILSIMEGEPNLIYFIYGSINSGKTALINEIINNRLDKDRYVVFYINLRGIFVSKYDDFIEVLFEVYDDDKKPIEVIKSLLKDFPTLFGIPAPKNTLEEILKKKTTKNVFRYITNVLMEIKKDGKQPILIIDELQKIGDMKINGYLIYELFNYFIDLTKELHLCHVFCLSSDSLFIERVYNEAMLEDRVDYILVDDFDKETALKFMDFLAKEILNKELSDEDKELIYSYVGGKPVLIIKVIDKLRYESLEDILDYMLKDAVQKLKYFLKELDYIKPKVAIGDEVIEIKKEDIIEALKLFKNNYEISDDDISEPVYVYLVKRNILFLNPIEGILKPQSYLVWNAIKRIL, from the coding sequence ATGAAATTTTTCAATAGGGAGAGGGAGATTTATAAGATTTTGTCTATTATGGAAGGAGAGCCTAATTTGATTTATTTTATCTATGGCTCTATAAACTCTGGAAAGACAGCTTTGATTAATGAGATAATTAATAATAGATTAGATAAGGATAGATATGTTGTGTTTTATATAAATCTTAGGGGGATATTCGTATCTAAATACGACGATTTTATAGAGGTTTTGTTTGAAGTTTATGATGATGATAAAAAACCTATTGAAGTTATAAAAAGCTTATTAAAAGATTTTCCTACACTATTTGGCATCCCCGCACCAAAAAATACTTTGGAAGAAATTTTAAAGAAGAAAACAACTAAAAATGTATTTAGATATATAACTAATGTTTTAATGGAGATTAAAAAAGATGGCAAACAACCAATATTAATAATAGATGAACTACAAAAGATTGGAGACATGAAGATTAATGGCTATCTTATATATGAGCTATTTAACTACTTCATTGATTTAACTAAGGAGTTGCATCTATGTCATGTTTTTTGCCTAAGTTCAGATAGCTTATTTATTGAGAGGGTTTATAACGAGGCAATGTTGGAGGATAGGGTTGATTATATTTTAGTGGATGATTTTGATAAGGAAACTGCTTTAAAATTCATGGATTTCTTAGCTAAAGAGATTTTAAATAAAGAATTATCTGATGAGGATAAAGAGCTTATTTATAGCTATGTGGGGGGAAAGCCAGTTTTAATAATAAAAGTTATTGATAAGTTAAGATATGAGAGCTTAGAGGATATTTTAGATTATATGCTTAAGGATGCTGTTCAAAAATTAAAATATTTTTTGAAGGAGTTAGATTATATAAAACCAAAGGTTGCTATTGGGGATGAGGTTATAGAGATTAAAAAAGAAGATATCATTGAAGCGTTAAAATTATTTAAAAATAATTATGAGATTAGTGATGATGACATATCAGAGCCAGTTTATGTTTATTTAGTTAAAAGAAATATTTTATTCCTAAATCCTATTGAAGGAATTCTAAAACCGCAGAGTTATTTGGTATGGAATGCAATAAAGAGGATATTATAA
- the fsa gene encoding fructose-6-phosphate aldolase: protein MKFFLDTANVEEIKKYAELGLVDGVTTNPTLVAKEGRDFYEVVKEICEIVDGPVSAEVISTDAEGMVKEARELAKIADNIVIKIPMTKDGMKAVKILSAEGIKTNVTLVFSPLQALLAAKAGATYVSPFVGRLDDIGHVGMKLIEDVVKIYKNYDIKTEVIVASVRHPWHVLEAAKIGADIATIPPAVMDKLFNHPLTDIGLERFLKDWENYLKSRK, encoded by the coding sequence ATGAAATTCTTCTTAGACACAGCAAATGTTGAAGAAATTAAAAAATACGCTGAGCTTGGCTTAGTTGATGGAGTTACAACAAACCCAACATTAGTAGCTAAGGAAGGAAGAGATTTCTATGAAGTTGTTAAAGAAATTTGTGAAATTGTTGACGGTCCAGTAAGTGCTGAGGTTATATCAACAGATGCTGAAGGAATGGTTAAAGAAGCGAGAGAATTGGCTAAAATAGCTGATAACATAGTTATAAAAATCCCAATGACAAAAGATGGAATGAAGGCAGTTAAAATATTATCAGCTGAAGGAATAAAAACAAATGTAACATTAGTTTTCTCTCCATTACAAGCTTTATTGGCTGCTAAGGCAGGAGCTACCTATGTATCACCATTCGTTGGAAGGTTAGACGATATTGGACATGTAGGAATGAAATTAATTGAAGATGTTGTAAAAATATACAAAAACTATGATATTAAGACTGAGGTTATAGTTGCTTCTGTTAGACACCCATGGCATGTTTTAGAGGCAGCTAAGATAGGAGCAGATATAGCAACAATTCCACCAGCAGTTATGGATAAGCTCTTCAACCACCCATTAACAGACATTGGTTTAGAGAGATTCTTAAAAGATTGGGAAAATTATCTAAAAAGTAGAAAATAA
- a CDS encoding nucleotidyltransferase family protein: MPIGEIMDLNLKNFLKDREEIIRDAERKDEKSFEDFKKIVEEIKERENKDKIVCDFTEYNPLHKGHKYALERGKEHGIFISVLPGPLERSGRGIPYFLNRYIRAEMAIKAGADIVVEGPPMGIMGSGQYMRCLIKMFYNLGAEVIPRGYIPEETMEKVINCINNGYHIQVKPYKICCIETGEILGEKLNIDNYVIASMSQMIYKLNKEGLRFNPKFVFVRRLEGISGTKIREAIFSGKFEEVKNMLPETTLNILKELYDSGKLNELILKRFEDRILETANEFDLYKYLPNNVAEILEKRRPFNNIEEIKNSLPYGFSRHFKERILSKLEARIPNETLSKYINNYPAKIKILAVRDDNRDD; encoded by the coding sequence ATGCCTATTGGTGAAATTATGGATTTAAATCTAAAAAATTTTTTGAAAGATAGAGAGGAGATAATTAGAGATGCTGAAAGAAAAGATGAAAAATCTTTTGAAGATTTTAAAAAAATAGTTGAAGAAATAAAAGAAAGAGAAAATAAAGATAAAATCGTTTGTGATTTCACTGAATACAACCCATTACATAAAGGGCATAAATATGCATTAGAAAGAGGAAAGGAACATGGAATTTTTATTAGTGTTTTGCCTGGACCCTTAGAAAGAAGTGGGAGGGGAATTCCTTATTTCTTAAATAGATACATTAGAGCTGAGATGGCTATAAAAGCTGGAGCTGATATTGTTGTTGAAGGCCCACCTATGGGAATTATGGGTTCTGGGCAGTATATGAGATGCTTAATAAAAATGTTTTATAACTTAGGGGCTGAGGTAATACCAAGGGGCTATATTCCAGAAGAAACTATGGAAAAAGTTATAAATTGCATAAATAATGGCTATCATATTCAAGTTAAGCCATACAAAATTTGTTGTATAGAGACAGGGGAGATTTTGGGAGAAAAATTGAATATAGATAACTATGTCATTGCTTCAATGTCTCAGATGATTTATAAACTGAATAAAGAAGGTTTGAGGTTTAATCCAAAATTTGTTTTTGTTAGGAGGTTGGAAGGAATAAGTGGAACTAAAATTAGAGAAGCAATATTCAGTGGTAAATTTGAAGAAGTTAAAAATATGCTTCCAGAAACAACATTAAATATTTTAAAAGAACTCTATGATAGCGGAAAACTCAATGAATTGATATTGAAGAGATTTGAGGATAGAATCTTAGAAACAGCTAATGAGTTTGATTTATATAAATATCTACCAAACAATGTTGCTGAAATTTTAGAAAAGAGAAGACCATTTAATAATATTGAGGAAATAAAAAACTCTCTACCTTATGGATTTTCAAGACATTTTAAGGAGAGAATTTTATCTAAATTAGAGGCAAGAATTCCAAATGAAACTTTATCAAAATATATAAATAACTATCCTGCAAAGATAAAAATACTTGCGGTTAGAGATGATAATAGAGACGATTAA
- the hisC gene encoding histidinol-phosphate transaminase has protein sequence MIGNKVREVVKKLKPYVPGKSKEEIARAYGIKPEDIIKLGSNENPWGPSPKIKEKILEEIDKIHQYPEPVNPVLMKELSNFLNVSEENIIVGGDGADEIIDTIFRTFVDDGDEVIIPIPTFTQYRVSATIHNAKIKYAKYDKEKDFKLDVESVLNNITDKTKVIFLCTPNNPTGNIIENKDIEKIINETDALVVIDHAYIEYAKKEYDWTQKAPEYDNVIVLRTFSKVFGLAGMRVGYGVANKKIIDYMMRVKPIFSLTRLSQICAITALRDREFFERCVRDGIKSREMLYNGLKKFKDIKVYPSEANYVLVELKTMKAKEFCEELLKRGVIVRDCSSFDGLGDNYVRVSIGTFEEIERFLKILEEIIS, from the coding sequence ATGATAGGAAATAAAGTAAGAGAAGTTGTTAAAAAATTAAAACCCTATGTTCCAGGAAAATCTAAAGAAGAGATAGCAAGAGCTTATGGAATAAAACCAGAAGATATTATAAAACTTGGTTCTAATGAAAATCCTTGGGGACCTTCTCCAAAGATAAAAGAAAAAATCTTAGAGGAGATTGACAAAATCCATCAATATCCAGAGCCAGTAAATCCAGTTTTAATGAAAGAGTTGAGCAACTTTTTAAATGTTAGCGAGGAAAATATTATTGTTGGTGGCGATGGGGCTGATGAGATTATAGACACAATATTTAGAACGTTTGTTGATGATGGCGATGAAGTCATAATTCCAATTCCAACTTTTACCCAATATAGAGTTTCAGCAACAATTCACAACGCTAAAATAAAATATGCTAAATATGACAAAGAAAAAGATTTTAAATTGGATGTTGAAAGTGTCTTAAATAATATAACAGATAAAACGAAGGTTATCTTCCTCTGCACTCCAAACAATCCAACAGGAAATATAATAGAAAATAAAGACATTGAAAAAATTATCAATGAAACAGATGCTTTGGTTGTTATAGACCATGCATATATTGAGTATGCTAAAAAAGAATATGATTGGACTCAAAAAGCTCCTGAATATGATAATGTTATTGTTTTAAGGACATTTTCAAAAGTCTTTGGTTTAGCAGGGATGAGAGTTGGTTATGGTGTTGCAAATAAAAAAATTATTGATTACATGATGAGAGTTAAGCCAATATTCAGTTTAACAAGGTTAAGCCAAATTTGTGCTATAACTGCGTTAAGAGATAGAGAATTCTTTGAAAGATGCGTTAGAGATGGAATTAAAAGTAGGGAAATGCTCTATAATGGACTAAAGAAATTTAAAGATATTAAGGTTTATCCTTCAGAAGCTAATTATGTATTGGTTGAATTAAAAACAATGAAAGCAAAAGAATTTTGTGAAGAACTATTAAAAAGAGGTGTTATTGTTAGAGATTGCTCTTCATTTGATGGTTTAGGAGATAATTATGTTAGGGTATCAATAGGAACATTTGAAGAGATTGAAAGGTTTTTAAAAATTTTAGAAGAGATTATAAGCTAA
- a CDS encoding V-type ATP synthase subunit I domain-containing protein → MKNIVEYPTLVEIKDKKQKIIEEGEKKLRELNNIRVTLEELRTNSQNDLDKIAQLEEKESSLTSEILKLDLSIKILEVLEYIIESNIFGDYWKIIEEKIPYEELLNIVVENGLSVKKTCMELYKIANIDDKNILNKIQNLPDDYSKETKEESKLQNKYLNKIISRITRLKEFKNKYG, encoded by the coding sequence ATGAAAAATATTGTTGAATATCCTACTTTAGTTGAAATAAAAGATAAAAAACAGAAAATAATTGAAGAGGGAGAAAAGAAACTTAGGGAATTAAACAACATTAGAGTAACATTAGAAGAACTAAGAACCAATAGCCAAAATGATTTAGATAAGATTGCTCAGTTAGAAGAAAAAGAGAGCTCTTTAACTTCTGAAATTTTAAAGTTGGATTTAAGTATAAAAATCTTAGAAGTGCTTGAATATATAATAGAAAGTAATATATTTGGAGATTACTGGAAGATAATAGAAGAGAAAATTCCATATGAGGAGTTGTTGAATATTGTGGTTGAGAATGGATTAAGTGTAAAAAAAACATGTATGGAATTATACAAAATTGCTAATATTGATGATAAAAATATTTTAAATAAAATTCAAAATTTACCAGATGATTATTCTAAGGAAACAAAAGAAGAGTCAAAACTACAAAATAAATATTTGAATAAGATAATTTCAAGAATTACTCGATTAAAAGAATTTAAAAACAAATATGGATGA